The Streptomyces camelliae genome window below encodes:
- the gyrB gene encoding DNA topoisomerase (ATP-hydrolyzing) subunit B: protein MLCQKGRFVADSGNPNENIPSTDAGVNAEATASGSYDASAITVLEGLDAVRKRPGMYIGSTGERGLHHLVYEVVDNSVDEALAGYADTIDVTILADGGVRVVDNGRGIPVGIVPSEGKPAVEVVLTVLHAGGKFGGGGYAVSGGLHGVGVSVVNALSTKVAVEIRTDGHRWTQDYKLGVPTAPLDRHEETAETGTSVTFWADPDIFETTEYSFETLSRRFQEMAFLNKGLTIKLTDERESAKATSGADEAGADEKAEVKSVTYHYEGGIVDFVKYLNSRKGEAVHNTVIDLEAEDKDKSLSLEVAMQWNSGYSEGVYSFANIIHTHEGGTHEEGFRAALTSLINKYARDKKLLREKDDNLTGDDIREGLTAIISVKLSEPQFEGQTKTKLGNTEAKTFVQKAVYEHLNDWLDRNPVEAADIVRKGIQAATARVAARKARDLTRRKGLLESASLPGKLSDCQSNDPTKCEIFIVEGDSAGGSAKSGRNPQYQAILPIRGKILNVEKARIDKILQNQEIQALISAFGTGVHEDFDIEKLRYHKIILMADADVDGQHINTLLLTFLFRFMRPLVEAGHVFLSRPPLYKIKWGRDDVEYAYSDRERDALLEMGRQRGKRVREDSIQRFKGLGEMNAEELRVTTMDQEHRVLGQVTLDDAAQADDLFSVLMGEDVEARRQFIQRNAKDVRFLDI, encoded by the coding sequence GTGCTGTGCCAGAAAGGGCGCTTCGTGGCCGATTCCGGCAACCCCAACGAGAACATCCCGTCCACCGACGCCGGCGTGAACGCCGAGGCCACCGCCTCGGGGTCGTACGACGCCAGCGCCATCACCGTGCTCGAAGGGCTGGACGCGGTCCGCAAGCGACCCGGTATGTACATCGGCTCCACCGGTGAGCGCGGTCTGCACCACCTGGTGTACGAGGTCGTCGACAACTCGGTCGACGAGGCGCTGGCCGGTTACGCGGACACCATCGACGTGACGATCCTCGCCGACGGCGGGGTCCGCGTGGTCGACAACGGCCGTGGCATCCCGGTGGGCATCGTGCCGTCCGAGGGCAAGCCGGCCGTGGAGGTCGTGCTGACCGTGCTGCACGCGGGCGGCAAGTTCGGCGGCGGCGGTTACGCGGTCTCCGGCGGTCTGCACGGTGTCGGTGTCTCCGTCGTGAACGCCCTGTCCACGAAGGTCGCCGTCGAGATCAGGACCGACGGTCACCGCTGGACGCAGGACTACAAGCTCGGCGTCCCGACGGCCCCGCTCGACCGGCACGAGGAGACGGCCGAGACCGGCACCTCGGTCACCTTCTGGGCCGATCCCGACATCTTCGAGACCACCGAGTACTCCTTCGAGACGCTGTCCCGGCGTTTCCAGGAGATGGCGTTCCTCAACAAGGGCCTGACGATCAAGCTCACCGACGAGCGTGAGTCGGCGAAGGCCACCAGCGGGGCGGACGAGGCGGGCGCCGACGAGAAGGCCGAGGTCAAGTCGGTCACGTACCACTACGAGGGCGGCATCGTCGACTTCGTGAAGTACCTCAACTCCCGCAAGGGAGAGGCGGTGCACAACACCGTCATCGACCTGGAGGCGGAGGACAAGGACAAGAGCCTGTCCCTTGAGGTCGCGATGCAGTGGAACAGCGGCTACAGCGAGGGTGTGTACTCGTTCGCGAACATCATCCACACCCACGAGGGCGGTACGCACGAAGAGGGCTTCCGGGCCGCGCTGACGTCGCTGATCAACAAGTACGCGCGGGACAAGAAGCTGCTGCGCGAGAAGGACGACAACCTCACGGGTGACGACATCCGCGAGGGTCTGACGGCGATCATCTCGGTGAAGCTGAGCGAGCCGCAGTTCGAGGGCCAGACGAAGACCAAGCTGGGCAACACGGAGGCCAAGACCTTCGTGCAGAAGGCGGTCTACGAGCACCTGAACGACTGGCTGGACCGCAACCCGGTCGAGGCGGCGGACATCGTCCGCAAGGGCATCCAGGCGGCCACCGCGCGCGTGGCGGCCCGCAAGGCGCGGGACCTGACCCGGCGCAAGGGCCTGCTGGAGTCGGCGTCGCTGCCGGGCAAGCTGTCCGACTGCCAGTCGAACGACCCCACCAAGTGCGAGATCTTCATCGTCGAGGGTGACTCCGCCGGCGGCTCGGCCAAGTCCGGCCGGAACCCGCAGTACCAGGCGATCCTCCCGATCCGCGGCAAGATCCTCAACGTGGAGAAGGCCAGGATCGACAAGATCCTGCAGAACCAGGAGATCCAGGCGCTGATCTCGGCCTTCGGCACGGGTGTGCACGAGGACTTCGACATCGAGAAGCTCCGCTACCACAAGATCATCCTGATGGCGGACGCCGACGTCGACGGCCAGCACATCAACACCCTGCTGCTGACCTTCCTGTTCCGCTTCATGCGGCCGCTGGTCGAGGCCGGGCACGTGTTCCTGTCCCGCCCCCCGCTGTACAAGATCAAGTGGGGCCGGGACGACGTCGAGTACGCGTACTCCGACCGTGAGCGGGACGCGCTGCTGGAGATGGGCCGTCAGCGCGGCAAGCGGGTCCGCGAGGACTCGATCCAGCGCTTCAAGGGTCTCGGCGAGATGAACGCCGAGGAGCTGCGGGTGACCACGATGGACCAGGAGCACCGGGTTCTCGGCCAGGTCACCCTCGACGACGCCGCCCAGGCCGACGATCTGTTCTCGGTCCTGATGGGTGAGGACGTCGAGGCCCGCCGCCAGTTCATCCAGCGCAACGCCAAGGACGTCCGCTTCCTCGACATCTGA
- a CDS encoding DUF721 domain-containing protein, with protein sequence MSTGGSDGPTPEGAKKDEPSGVDLARVALRAAKEQARARGDAVRQKKQARRGGLRSGARADGRDPMALGAAINRLLTERGWETPAAVGGVMGRWPQIVGEDLAKHCVPQRYDEDERVLIVACDSTAWATQLRHLAPALVARLNEDLGHGTVRMIKVLNPGGPARRYGPLRAPGSTGPGDTYG encoded by the coding sequence ATGAGCACCGGCGGCAGCGACGGACCCACCCCCGAGGGCGCGAAGAAGGACGAGCCCTCCGGTGTCGACCTCGCGCGCGTGGCGTTGCGTGCGGCGAAGGAGCAGGCACGCGCGCGTGGGGACGCGGTGCGGCAGAAGAAGCAGGCCCGGCGCGGCGGGCTGCGCTCGGGTGCGCGCGCCGACGGCCGGGACCCGATGGCGCTGGGGGCCGCGATCAACCGGCTGCTGACCGAGCGGGGCTGGGAGACGCCGGCGGCGGTGGGCGGGGTGATGGGCCGCTGGCCGCAGATCGTCGGTGAGGACCTGGCCAAGCACTGTGTGCCGCAGCGCTACGACGAGGACGAGCGCGTGCTGATCGTGGCGTGCGACTCCACGGCCTGGGCGACCCAGCTGCGTCATCTCGCGCCCGCGCTGGTCGCCCGGCTGAACGAGGATCTGGGGCACGGCACCGTGCGGATGATCAAAGTGCTCAATCCGGGTGGTCCGGCCCGCCGCTACGGGCCGCTGCGGGCTCCGGGGAGCACCGGGCCCGGCGATACGTACGGGTGA
- the recF gene encoding DNA replication/repair protein RecF (All proteins in this family for which functions are known are DNA-binding proteins that assist the filamentation of RecA onto DNA for the initiation of recombination or recombinational repair.), producing the protein MHVTHLSLADFRSYARAEVPLDPGVTAFVGPNGQGKTNLVEAVGYLATLGSHRVASDAPLVRMGAERAVIRAQVRQGERQQLIELELNPGKANRARINRSSQVRPRDILGIVRTVLFAPEDLALVKGDPGERRRFLDELITARSPRMAGVRSDYERVLKQRNTLLKTAALARRHGGRSMDLSTLDVWDQHLARAGAELLAQRLDLVAALEPLADKAYEQLAPGGGPITLDYKPSAPGDAHAREELYAQLMAALADARKQEIERGVTLVGPHRDDLVLRLGQLPAKGYASHGESWSYALALRLASYDLLRAEGNEPVLVLDDVFAELDARRRERLAELVAPGEQVLVTAAVDDDVPEVLTGVRYAVSGGTVERV; encoded by the coding sequence ATGCACGTCACGCATCTTTCGCTGGCCGACTTCCGCTCGTACGCCCGGGCCGAGGTTCCGCTCGACCCGGGCGTCACCGCCTTCGTCGGTCCCAACGGGCAGGGCAAGACCAATCTGGTGGAGGCGGTCGGGTATCTCGCGACCCTGGGCAGTCACCGGGTCGCCTCCGATGCGCCCCTCGTCCGCATGGGTGCCGAGCGGGCCGTCATCCGGGCGCAGGTCCGGCAGGGCGAGCGGCAGCAGCTGATCGAGCTGGAGCTGAACCCCGGCAAGGCCAACCGTGCCCGGATCAACCGGTCCTCGCAGGTCAGACCCCGTGACATCCTCGGCATCGTCCGTACGGTCCTGTTCGCGCCCGAGGATCTCGCCCTGGTGAAGGGGGATCCGGGTGAGCGGCGGCGGTTTCTCGACGAGCTGATCACCGCGCGGTCGCCGAGGATGGCGGGTGTGCGGTCCGACTACGAGCGGGTGCTCAAGCAGCGCAACACGCTGCTGAAGACCGCTGCGCTGGCCCGGCGGCACGGCGGGCGGTCCATGGACCTGTCCACCCTCGATGTGTGGGATCAGCATCTCGCGCGCGCGGGTGCCGAGTTGCTGGCCCAGCGGCTCGATCTCGTCGCGGCGCTGGAGCCGCTCGCGGACAAGGCGTACGAGCAGCTGGCCCCCGGGGGTGGTCCGATCACCCTCGACTACAAGCCGTCCGCGCCCGGTGACGCGCACGCGCGCGAGGAGCTCTACGCCCAGCTGATGGCGGCGCTGGCGGACGCCCGCAAGCAGGAGATCGAGCGCGGGGTGACCCTGGTGGGGCCGCATCGGGACGATCTCGTCCTCAGGCTCGGTCAGCTGCCTGCCAAGGGGTACGCCTCGCACGGTGAGTCCTGGTCGTACGCCCTGGCGCTGCGGCTGGCCTCCTACGACCTGCTGCGGGCCGAGGGCAACGAGCCGGTGCTGGTGCTGGACGACGTCTTCGCCGAGCTGGACGCGCGCCGCCGGGAGCGGCTGGCCGAGCTGGTCGCGCCCGGCGAGCAGGTGCTGGTCACGGCGGCGGTGGACGACGACGTACCGGAGGTGCTGACCGGCGTCCGGTACGCGGTGTCCGGTGGGACGGTGGAGCGCGTATGA
- the gnd gene encoding phosphogluconate dehydrogenase (NAD(+)-dependent, decarboxylating), with amino-acid sequence MELGLVGLGKMGGNMRERIRRAGHTVIGYDRNADLADVHSLEELVGKLSGPRVVWVMVPAGEPTQSTIDQLAELLEPGDVVVDGGNSRWTDDEKHAEELAAKGIGFVDCGVSGGVWGLENGYALMYGGDAEHVARVQPVFDALKPEGDFGSVHAGKVGAGHFAKMVHNGIEYAMMQAYAEGWELLEKVDSVTDVREVFRSWQEGTVIRSWLLDLAVNALDEDEHLEGLRGYAQDSGEGRWTVEAAIDNAVPLPAITASLFARFASRQEDSPQMKMIAALRNQFGGHAVEKK; translated from the coding sequence ATGGAGCTCGGTCTCGTCGGCCTCGGCAAGATGGGCGGCAACATGCGCGAGCGGATCCGCCGCGCGGGCCACACCGTCATCGGATACGACCGCAACGCGGACCTCGCGGATGTCCACAGCCTGGAAGAGCTTGTGGGCAAGCTCAGCGGGCCGCGCGTGGTCTGGGTGATGGTCCCGGCCGGCGAGCCCACCCAGTCGACCATCGACCAGCTCGCCGAGCTGCTGGAGCCGGGCGACGTGGTCGTGGACGGCGGCAACTCCCGCTGGACCGACGACGAGAAGCACGCCGAGGAGCTGGCGGCCAAGGGCATAGGCTTCGTCGACTGCGGTGTCTCCGGCGGCGTCTGGGGCCTGGAGAACGGCTACGCGCTGATGTACGGCGGTGACGCCGAGCACGTCGCCAGGGTGCAGCCGGTCTTCGACGCGCTCAAGCCCGAGGGCGACTTCGGGTCGGTGCACGCCGGCAAGGTCGGCGCGGGCCATTTCGCGAAGATGGTCCACAACGGCATCGAGTACGCGATGATGCAGGCCTACGCCGAGGGCTGGGAGCTGCTGGAGAAGGTCGACTCCGTCACGGACGTCCGTGAGGTCTTCCGCTCCTGGCAGGAGGGCACCGTGATCCGGTCCTGGCTGCTCGACCTCGCCGTCAACGCGCTCGACGAGGACGAGCACCTGGAGGGCCTGCGCGGTTATGCACAGGACTCCGGTGAGGGACGCTGGACTGTGGAGGCCGCGATCGACAACGCGGTGCCGCTGCCCGCGATCACCGCGTCGCTGTTCGCGCGGTTCGCCTCCCGCCAGGAGGACTCGCCGCAGATGAAGATGATCGCCGCGCTGCGCAACCAGTTCGGCGGGCACGCCGTAGAGAAGAAGTAG
- the dnaN gene encoding DNA polymerase III subunit beta: MKIRVERDVLAEAVAWAARSLPARPPAPVLAGLLLKAEDGQLSLSSFDYEVSARVSVEAEVEEEGTVLVSGRLLADISRALPNRPVEISTDGVRATVVCGSSRFTLHTLPVEEYPALPQMPNATGTVPGEVFAAAVSQVAIAAGRDDTLPVLTGVRIEIEGETVTLASTDRYRFAVREFLWKPENPDASAVALVPAKTLLDTAKSLGAGDSVTLALSGSGAGEGLIGFEGAGRRTTTRLLEGDLPKYRTLFPTEFNSVAVIETAPFVEAVKRVALVAERNTPVRLSFEKGVLILEAGSSDDAQAVERVDAQLDGDDISIAFNPTFLLDGLSAIDSPVAQLSFTTSTKPALLSGKPAVDAEADDAYKYLIMPVRLSG; encoded by the coding sequence GTGAAGATCCGGGTGGAACGCGACGTACTCGCGGAGGCAGTGGCGTGGGCGGCACGCAGCCTCCCGGCCCGTCCGCCGGCGCCTGTCCTCGCCGGCCTCCTCCTCAAGGCCGAGGACGGCCAGCTGAGCCTGTCGAGCTTCGACTACGAGGTCTCGGCCCGGGTGTCCGTGGAGGCCGAGGTCGAGGAGGAGGGCACCGTCCTCGTCTCCGGCCGGCTGCTCGCCGACATCTCCCGCGCCCTGCCCAACCGGCCGGTGGAGATTTCCACAGACGGTGTACGGGCGACCGTGGTCTGTGGATCCTCGCGGTTCACCCTGCACACCCTGCCGGTGGAGGAGTACCCGGCGCTGCCGCAGATGCCGAACGCCACCGGCACCGTCCCCGGCGAGGTCTTCGCGGCCGCCGTGTCCCAGGTGGCCATCGCCGCCGGCCGTGACGACACGCTGCCCGTGCTCACCGGTGTGCGCATCGAGATCGAGGGCGAGACGGTCACCCTGGCCTCCACCGACCGCTACCGCTTCGCGGTCCGCGAGTTCCTGTGGAAGCCGGAGAACCCGGACGCCTCCGCGGTCGCCCTGGTCCCGGCCAAGACGCTCCTGGACACCGCCAAGTCGCTCGGTGCCGGTGACAGCGTCACGCTGGCGCTGTCCGGTTCGGGCGCGGGCGAGGGCCTGATCGGTTTCGAGGGCGCCGGGCGTCGTACGACCACGCGTCTGCTCGAAGGCGACCTGCCGAAGTACCGCACGCTGTTCCCGACCGAGTTCAACTCCGTCGCCGTGATCGAGACGGCCCCCTTCGTGGAGGCCGTGAAGCGTGTGGCGCTGGTCGCCGAGCGCAACACCCCGGTGCGGCTGAGCTTCGAGAAGGGCGTGCTGATCCTGGAGGCCGGCTCCAGCGACGACGCACAGGCTGTGGAAAGGGTCGACGCGCAGCTGGACGGCGACGACATCTCGATCGCCTTCAACCCGACGTTCCTGCTGGACGGCCTGAGCGCGATCGACTCCCCGGTGGCCCAGCTGTCGTTCACGACGTCCACGAAGCCTGCGCTGCTCAGCGGGAAGCCGGCGGTGGATGCCGAGGCCGACGACGCGTACAAGTACCTGATCATGCCGGTCCGGCTGAGCGGCTGA
- the dnaA gene encoding chromosomal replication initiator protein DnaA, which produces MADVPADLAAVWPRVLEQLLGEGRGQGVEAKDEHWIRRCQPLALVADTALLAVPNEFAKNVLEGRLAPIVSETLSRECGRPIRIAITVDDSAGEPPAPAPVQQPPRPRYEEPELPSGPSYEERSYEERAYEEQPYEGYGRHRGAEQPPADGPQSRADQLPVVRPAYPSEYQRREPGTWPRPAQDEYSWQQPRLGFPERDPYASPSSQDAYGPGPDSYGSPSQDYRAQGMDRPSYEQQRGDYEGPRGDYASGRSGYDPSRTEYDQRDPVRRELPEQPAGGGPAHRGGPGRPDVSAPGASAAQPAPAGGTGEPTARLNPKYLFDTFVIGASNRFAHAAAVAVAEAPAKAYNPLFIYGESGLGKTHLLHAIGHYARSLYPGTRVRYVSSEEFTNEFINSIRDGKGDSFRKRYREMDILLVDDIQFLADKESTQEEFFHTFNTLHNANKQIVLSSDRPPKQLVTLEDRLRNRFEWGLITDVQPPELETRIAILRKKAVQEQLNAPPEVLEFIASRISRNIRELEGALIRVTAFASLNRQPVDLGLTEIVLKDLIPGGEDSAPEITATAIMAATADYFGLTVDDLCGTSRGRALVTARQIAMYLCRELTDLSLPKIGAQFGGRDHTTVMHADRKIRALMAERRSIYNQVTELTNRIKNA; this is translated from the coding sequence GTGGCTGACGTACCTGCCGATCTTGCCGCAGTGTGGCCGCGAGTACTGGAGCAGCTCCTCGGCGAGGGCCGCGGACAGGGTGTCGAGGCGAAGGACGAGCACTGGATCCGGCGCTGCCAGCCGCTCGCGCTGGTCGCGGACACTGCTCTGCTCGCCGTGCCGAACGAATTTGCGAAGAACGTACTGGAGGGCCGTCTCGCGCCGATCGTCAGCGAGACGCTGAGCCGCGAGTGCGGCAGGCCCATCCGCATCGCGATCACCGTGGACGACTCCGCGGGCGAGCCGCCGGCCCCCGCGCCGGTGCAGCAGCCGCCCAGGCCGCGCTACGAGGAGCCCGAGCTGCCGTCCGGCCCGTCGTACGAGGAACGCTCGTACGAGGAGCGGGCGTACGAGGAGCAGCCGTACGAGGGGTATGGCCGCCACCGCGGCGCCGAACAGCCGCCGGCCGACGGGCCGCAGTCCCGCGCCGATCAGCTCCCCGTCGTCCGCCCGGCCTACCCTTCCGAGTACCAGCGCCGCGAACCGGGTACCTGGCCGCGGCCCGCGCAGGACGAGTACAGCTGGCAGCAGCCGCGGCTCGGCTTCCCCGAGCGCGACCCGTACGCCTCGCCGTCGTCCCAGGACGCCTACGGCCCCGGACCCGACTCCTACGGCTCGCCGTCCCAGGACTACCGCGCGCAGGGTATGGACCGGCCGTCGTACGAGCAGCAGCGCGGCGACTACGAGGGCCCCCGCGGGGACTACGCCTCCGGCCGTTCCGGGTACGACCCGTCCCGGACCGAGTACGACCAGCGCGACCCTGTCCGACGGGAGCTGCCCGAGCAGCCCGCGGGCGGCGGCCCGGCGCACCGCGGTGGTCCCGGCCGGCCGGACGTGTCCGCGCCCGGTGCATCGGCCGCGCAGCCGGCGCCGGCGGGCGGGACGGGTGAGCCGACGGCACGGCTGAACCCGAAGTACCTCTTCGACACGTTCGTCATCGGCGCCTCCAACCGGTTCGCGCACGCGGCCGCGGTGGCCGTCGCCGAGGCGCCGGCGAAGGCGTACAACCCCCTGTTCATCTACGGGGAGTCGGGGCTCGGCAAGACGCATCTGCTGCACGCGATCGGGCACTACGCGCGCAGCCTCTACCCCGGCACGCGCGTGCGGTACGTGAGCTCGGAGGAGTTCACCAACGAGTTCATCAACTCCATCCGCGACGGCAAGGGCGACAGCTTCCGCAAGCGCTACCGCGAGATGGACATCCTGCTCGTCGACGACATCCAGTTCCTCGCGGACAAGGAGTCGACGCAGGAGGAGTTCTTCCACACCTTCAACACGCTCCACAACGCCAACAAGCAGATCGTGCTGTCCTCCGACCGGCCGCCCAAGCAGTTGGTCACGCTGGAGGACCGGCTGCGGAACCGTTTCGAGTGGGGTCTGATCACCGACGTCCAGCCGCCGGAGCTGGAGACGCGCATCGCGATCCTGCGCAAGAAGGCGGTGCAGGAGCAGCTCAACGCCCCGCCGGAGGTGCTGGAGTTCATCGCCTCGCGGATCTCGCGGAACATCCGCGAGCTGGAGGGCGCGCTGATCCGGGTGACGGCGTTCGCCTCGCTCAACCGGCAGCCGGTGGACCTGGGCCTGACCGAGATCGTCCTGAAGGACCTGATCCCGGGCGGCGAGGACTCCGCCCCGGAGATCACGGCCACGGCGATCATGGCGGCGACCGCGGACTACTTCGGGCTGACCGTGGACGACCTGTGCGGCACCTCGCGCGGGCGCGCGCTGGTCACCGCGCGGCAGATCGCCATGTATCTGTGCCGGGAGCTGACGGATCTGTCGCTGCCGAAGATCGGGGCTCAGTTCGGGGGGCGGGACCATACGACCGTCATGCACGCCGACCGCAAGATCCGTGCGCTGATGGCCGAGCGGCGGTCGATCTACAACCAGGTCACCGAGCTGACGAACCGCATCAAGAACGCGTGA
- the rpmH gene encoding 50S ribosomal protein L34 has protein sequence MSKRTFQPNNRRRAKTHGFRLRMRTRAGRAILASRRSKGRARLSA, from the coding sequence GTGAGCAAGCGCACCTTCCAGCCGAACAACCGTCGTCGCGCGAAGACCCACGGCTTCCGGCTGCGTATGCGCACCCGTGCCGGCCGCGCGATTCTCGCGTCCCGCCGTAGCAAGGGTCGCGCCCGCCTGTCCGCCTGA
- the rnpA gene encoding ribonuclease P protein component — protein sequence MLPTENRLRRREDFATAVRRGRRAGRPTLVVHLRSGATDPHAPGESAPPTRAGFVVSKAVGGAVVRNTVKRRLRHLMRDRVALFPPGSLVVVRALPGSGDADHAQLARDLDAALERLLGGGAR from the coding sequence GTGCTGCCCACCGAGAACCGGCTGAGGCGGCGCGAGGACTTCGCGACCGCGGTACGGCGAGGACGCCGGGCAGGCCGCCCGACTCTCGTCGTCCACCTTCGTAGCGGTGCCACGGACCCGCACGCGCCTGGGGAGAGCGCTCCCCCGACGCGTGCGGGTTTCGTCGTGAGCAAGGCTGTGGGTGGTGCGGTCGTGCGCAACACAGTGAAGCGCAGACTGCGTCATCTGATGCGTGACCGAGTCGCCCTTTTTCCCCCCGGTAGCCTGGTAGTCGTACGAGCGCTGCCCGGATCGGGCGACGCAGACCATGCACAGCTGGCCCGAGACCTGGATGCCGCCCTGGAGCGGCTGCTGGGAGGGGGCGCGCGATGA
- the yidD gene encoding membrane protein insertion efficiency factor YidD, giving the protein MKYPLLALIKLYQWTISPLLGPVCKYYPSCSHYGYTAIDRHGAIKGTALTAWRILRCNPWSLGGVDHVPPRKRPRWHEMLRSAWSARKGGPSAAEPATEARPGSSSSELPPSPAAETSSHAQGA; this is encoded by the coding sequence ATGAAGTACCCGCTGCTGGCTCTGATCAAGCTGTACCAGTGGACGATCAGTCCATTGCTGGGGCCGGTGTGCAAGTACTACCCGTCGTGCTCCCACTACGGCTACACGGCCATCGACCGGCACGGTGCGATCAAGGGAACGGCACTCACCGCCTGGCGCATCCTCCGGTGCAATCCGTGGTCGCTGGGCGGTGTGGACCATGTTCCGCCGCGCAAGCGTCCACGGTGGCACGAAATGCTGCGCAGCGCTTGGAGCGCACGCAAGGGCGGGCCCTCCGCCGCCGAACCGGCCACCGAAGCGAGGCCCGGAAGTTCTTCTTCCGAGCTTCCTCCGAGCCCGGCCGCAGAGACCTCGTCCCATGCCCAAGGAGCATGA
- the yidC gene encoding membrane protein insertase YidC encodes MDTIASLFSFITTPVSWVIVQFHKMYGAIFGADTGWAWGLSIVSLVILIRICLIPLFVKQIKSTRAMQTLQPEMKKIQERYKNDKQRQSEEMMKLYKETGTNPLSSCLPILAQSPFFFALYHVLNGIATGKTIGVINEPLLASARKAHIFGAPLAAKFMDSSDKVSALGATLTDVRVVTAIMIVLMSFSQFYTQRQLMTKNVDTTVKTPFMQQQKMLMYVFPVMFAVFGINFPVGVLVYWLTTNVWTMGQQMYVIRNNPTPGSKAQAAYLERLTKHVTHAGKVSRRSEKTIVKAIVAKGRDRNEFERKFINSLNKAGLAAQADGNVVKSTTQAAAQTEDGAAVTATGTATAAKRQQPKRQSKAQRQSGGAKPAGESPAPESSDEPQDAKPSAAQQPSKPGSGTRSRAQSGQRKGGPQRPKSPSKK; translated from the coding sequence GTGGACACGATTGCCAGCCTCTTCAGCTTCATCACAACACCCGTTTCATGGGTCATCGTCCAGTTCCACAAGATGTACGGCGCGATCTTCGGCGCCGACACCGGGTGGGCCTGGGGCCTGTCCATCGTGTCCCTGGTGATCCTGATCCGCATCTGCCTGATCCCGCTCTTCGTGAAGCAGATCAAGTCGACGCGCGCGATGCAGACGCTCCAGCCGGAGATGAAGAAGATCCAGGAGCGCTACAAGAACGACAAGCAGCGTCAGTCCGAAGAGATGATGAAGCTGTACAAGGAGACGGGCACCAACCCGCTCTCCTCGTGCCTTCCCATCCTGGCGCAGTCCCCGTTCTTCTTCGCCCTGTACCACGTGCTCAACGGCATCGCGACGGGCAAGACGATCGGCGTCATCAACGAGCCGCTGCTCGCCAGCGCCCGTAAGGCGCACATCTTCGGTGCCCCGCTCGCCGCGAAGTTCATGGACAGCTCGGACAAGGTCTCGGCGCTGGGCGCCACGCTGACGGACGTCCGGGTCGTGACGGCGATCATGATCGTCCTGATGTCGTTCTCGCAGTTCTACACGCAGCGCCAGCTGATGACGAAGAACGTCGACACCACGGTGAAGACGCCGTTCATGCAGCAGCAGAAGATGCTGATGTACGTCTTCCCGGTGATGTTCGCCGTCTTCGGTATCAACTTCCCGGTCGGTGTCCTCGTCTACTGGCTGACGACGAACGTGTGGACCATGGGCCAGCAGATGTACGTCATCCGCAACAACCCGACCCCGGGTTCCAAGGCTCAGGCCGCCTACCTGGAGCGCCTGACCAAGCACGTCACGCACGCCGGCAAGGTCAGCCGCCGCAGCGAGAAGACCATCGTCAAGGCGATCGTCGCCAAGGGCCGCGACCGCAACGAGTTCGAGCGCAAGTTCATCAACTCGCTGAACAAGGCCGGTCTGGCCGCCCAGGCCGACGGAAACGTGGTCAAGAGCACAACCCAGGCCGCGGCGCAGACCGAGGACGGCGCCGCCGTCACCGCGACCGGCACCGCGACTGCTGCCAAGCGCCAGCAGCCCAAGCGCCAGTCCAAGGCCCAGCGTCAGTCCGGCGGGGCCAAGCCGGCCGGTGAGTCCCCCGCGCCGGAGTCGTCCGACGAGCCGCAGGACGCCAAGCCCTCCGCTGCCCAGCAGCCCTCGAAGCCCGGCTCCGGCACCCGTAGCAGGGCCCAGTCCGGCCAGCGCAAGGGTGGCCCGCAGCGGCCCAAGTCCCCGTCCAAGAAGTAA
- a CDS encoding protein jag translates to MTEGTTSAAAEGADTLTRLEQEGEIAADYLEGLLDIADLDGDIDMDVEADRASVSIISDTGSRDLQKLVGRDGEVLEALQELTRLAVHRETGDRSRLMLDIAGYRAKKRSELSELGAKAAAEVKSTGEAVKLKPMTPFERKVVHDAVKAAGLRSESEGEEPQRFVVVLPA, encoded by the coding sequence GTGACGGAAGGCACCACCTCCGCCGCTGCCGAGGGTGCAGACACCCTCACCCGCCTGGAGCAGGAGGGTGAGATCGCGGCGGACTACCTGGAGGGTCTGCTCGACATCGCCGACCTCGACGGCGACATCGACATGGACGTCGAGGCCGACCGCGCCTCCGTGTCGATCATCAGCGACACCGGCAGCCGCGACCTGCAGAAGCTGGTCGGCCGGGACGGCGAGGTGCTGGAGGCACTGCAGGAGCTGACGCGCCTGGCCGTGCACCGGGAGACCGGCGACCGCAGCCGGCTCATGCTGGACATCGCGGGATACCGGGCCAAGAAGCGGTCCGAGCTGTCCGAGCTGGGCGCCAAGGCCGCCGCCGAGGTGAAGAGCACCGGCGAGGCCGTCAAGCTCAAGCCGATGACCCCGTTCGAGCGCAAGGTCGTGCATGACGCGGTCAAGGCCGCGGGACTGCGCAGCGAGTCCGAGGGCGAGGAGCCGCAGCGGTTCGTCGTCGTGCTGCCCGCCTGA